Proteins encoded by one window of Vibrio panuliri:
- a CDS encoding citrate synthase, whose protein sequence is MADKKATLHIEGKAPVELPIMQGTIGPDVIDVRKLGANGYFTFDPGFLATASCESQITYIDGGKGVLLHRGFPIDQLANNADYLEVCYILLYGEAPTREQYEKFKTTVTRHTMVHEQIASFFHGFRRDAHPMAVMCGVVGALAAFYHDSLDINNDVHREIAAYRLISKMPTLAAMCYKYSIGQPFIYPRNDLNYAENFLHMMFANPCEEYEVNPVVARAMDKIFTLHADHEQNASTSTVRLAGSSGANPFACIAAGIASLWGPAHGGANEACLKMLEEIGSVDQIPEFVERAKDKDDPFRLMGFGHRVYKNYDPRATVMREACHEVLTELNIQDPLLDVAMELERIALSDEYFVEKKLYPNVDFYSGIILKAIGIPVSMFTVIFAMSRTIGWIAHWNEMHSDPDNRIGRPRQLYTGESQREFRPLHERE, encoded by the coding sequence ATGGCGGATAAGAAAGCGACCCTTCATATTGAAGGTAAAGCGCCAGTCGAACTGCCAATTATGCAAGGTACTATTGGACCTGACGTAATTGATGTTCGCAAACTTGGGGCCAATGGCTACTTTACTTTTGACCCAGGTTTTCTTGCCACTGCATCTTGTGAATCTCAAATCACCTACATCGATGGCGGCAAAGGTGTACTACTACACCGCGGTTTCCCTATCGACCAATTAGCCAACAACGCTGATTATTTGGAAGTGTGTTATATTCTTCTTTACGGTGAAGCCCCAACTCGTGAGCAGTACGAGAAGTTCAAAACAACAGTAACTCGCCATACAATGGTGCATGAGCAAATTGCCAGCTTCTTCCATGGCTTCCGCCGTGATGCGCATCCAATGGCGGTTATGTGTGGTGTTGTCGGTGCATTAGCTGCCTTCTACCACGATTCACTTGATATCAATAATGACGTACACCGTGAAATTGCGGCTTATCGTCTTATTTCCAAAATGCCGACGCTGGCTGCAATGTGTTACAAATACTCGATTGGTCAGCCATTTATCTACCCACGTAACGACTTAAACTATGCAGAAAACTTCCTGCACATGATGTTCGCTAATCCATGTGAAGAGTACGAAGTGAACCCTGTTGTTGCCCGTGCGATGGATAAAATCTTCACGCTACACGCAGACCATGAGCAAAATGCTTCAACATCAACCGTGCGTCTAGCTGGCTCTTCTGGTGCTAACCCATTTGCCTGTATTGCAGCGGGCATCGCATCACTTTGGGGACCTGCTCACGGCGGTGCAAACGAAGCTTGCCTGAAAATGCTTGAAGAAATCGGCAGTGTCGATCAGATTCCTGAGTTTGTTGAGCGTGCGAAAGATAAAGATGACCCATTCCGTCTAATGGGCTTTGGTCACCGCGTTTATAAAAACTACGACCCTCGCGCAACGGTTATGCGTGAAGCCTGTCATGAAGTGTTAACGGAATTGAATATTCAAGACCCACTACTCGATGTTGCGATGGAACTAGAACGTATCGCACTATCGGATGAGTATTTTGTTGAGAAGAAACTCTACCCGAACGTCGACTTCTACTCTGGCATTATTTTGAAAGCGATTGGTATTCCGGTTTCAATGTTCACGGTAATCTTCGCCATGTCTCGAACCATTGGTTGGATTGCACACTGGAACGAAATGCACAGCGACCCAGACAACCGTATCGGTCGTCCACGCCAGCTGTACACTGGTGAGAGCCAACGCGAGTTCCGCCCTCTACATGAGCGCGAATAA
- the odhB gene encoding 2-oxoglutarate dehydrogenase complex dihydrolipoyllysine-residue succinyltransferase — translation MTIEILVPDLPESVADATVATWHKQPGDTVERDEVLVDIETDKVVLEVPAPEAGVLEAIIEQEGATVLSKQLIAKLKPGAVAGEPTTDTTEETEASPDKRHKAALVEESNDALSPAVRRLLAEHGLEPSQVKGSGVGGRITREDIEAHLANAKSAPKAEEPVAQAPAAARSQKRVPMTRLRKTVANRLLEAKNSTAMLTTFNEVNMKPIMDLRKQYKDQFEERHGIRLGFMSFYVKAVTEALKRYPEVNASIDGDDIVYHNYFDISMAVSTPRGLVTPVLKDCDTLGFADIEKGIKDLAIKGRDGKLTVDELMGGNFTITNGGVFGSLMSTPIINPPQSAILGMHKIQDRPMAVDGKVEILPMMYLALSYDHRLIDGRESVGFLVTVKELLEDPARLLLDV, via the coding sequence ATGACAATTGAAATTCTGGTTCCAGATTTACCTGAATCAGTTGCAGATGCAACCGTCGCTACTTGGCACAAACAACCGGGTGATACGGTTGAGCGTGATGAAGTTCTAGTAGATATCGAAACCGATAAGGTTGTACTTGAAGTGCCAGCTCCTGAAGCGGGCGTTTTAGAAGCCATTATTGAACAAGAAGGCGCTACCGTGCTTTCTAAACAGCTTATTGCCAAGCTTAAGCCGGGCGCTGTGGCGGGTGAGCCAACCACAGATACTACGGAAGAAACCGAGGCTTCACCAGATAAGCGCCATAAAGCGGCGTTGGTCGAAGAGAGTAATGATGCACTAAGCCCAGCGGTCCGTCGTCTGTTGGCGGAGCATGGCCTAGAACCTTCACAAGTTAAGGGGTCTGGAGTCGGTGGACGCATTACTCGTGAAGATATTGAAGCGCATCTTGCGAACGCCAAATCGGCACCGAAAGCAGAAGAACCTGTGGCACAAGCACCTGCGGCAGCTCGCAGTCAGAAACGTGTGCCAATGACTCGTCTGCGTAAAACTGTTGCCAACCGTCTATTGGAAGCGAAGAACAGTACGGCCATGCTGACCACGTTTAACGAAGTCAACATGAAGCCAATTATGGATCTTCGTAAACAGTACAAAGACCAGTTCGAAGAGCGTCACGGTATTCGTCTTGGCTTTATGTCTTTCTACGTTAAAGCGGTAACGGAAGCGCTAAAACGCTACCCAGAAGTGAATGCGTCGATCGACGGTGATGACATTGTATATCACAACTACTTTGATATCAGCATGGCGGTATCTACGCCGCGTGGTCTTGTGACGCCAGTTCTAAAAGACTGCGACACACTAGGCTTTGCCGATATTGAAAAAGGCATCAAGGACCTAGCGATTAAAGGTCGTGATGGCAAATTAACGGTTGATGAGTTGATGGGCGGTAACTTTACCATCACCAATGGTGGTGTGTTTGGTTCACTGATGTCAACGCCAATCATTAACCCGCCTCAATCGGCTATTTTGGGTATGCATAAAATACAAGATCGCCCAATGGCTGTTGATGGCAAGGTAGAAATCTTACCTATGATGTATCTGGCTCTATCTTATGACCACCGTTTAATCGATGGTCGTGAGTCAGTTGGTTTCTTAGTAACCGTTAAGGAACTACTGGAAGACCCAGCACGTCTGCTATTAGACGTTTAA
- the sdhA gene encoding succinate dehydrogenase flavoprotein subunit, with the protein MTIPVREFDAVVIGAGGAGMRAALQISEQGLTCALLSKVFPTRSHTVSAQGGITVALGNSHKDDWQWHMYDTVKGSDYIGDQNAIEYMCKNGPESVIELEKMGLPFSRFDDGTIYQRPFGGQSKEFGGEQAARTAAAADRTGHALLHTLYQQNVKHKTMIFSEWYALDLVKNQDGAVVGCTAICMETGEIVYFKSKATILATGGAGRIYASTTNAHINTGDGVGMALRAGVPMQDMEMWQFHPTGIAGAGVLVTEGCRGEGGYLLNKDGERFMERYAPNAKDLAGRDVVARSMMIEIREGRGCDGPWGPHIKLKLDHLGKDVLESRLPGICELSRTFAHVDPVKEPIPVIPTCHYMMGGVPTQVSGQAIKQTADGSDLEVQGLFACGEIASVSVHGANRLGGNSLLDLVVFGRATGLHLGETLAAQAEARPASESDIEASLARTMRWENSASGEDPFQIRKDLQQCMQNSFSVFREGDAMATGLEELKVIRERLKEAHLSDKSKEFNTQRIECLELDNLMETAFSTAVAANYRTESRGAHARFDFPERDDETWLCHSIYNPETEQMSKRDVNMTPVHRDAFPPKVRTY; encoded by the coding sequence GTGACTATTCCAGTTCGTGAATTCGATGCCGTAGTAATCGGCGCAGGTGGTGCAGGTATGCGTGCTGCACTGCAAATTTCAGAGCAAGGTTTAACTTGTGCTCTGCTATCAAAAGTATTTCCGACGCGTTCTCATACTGTGTCTGCTCAAGGTGGTATTACGGTCGCGTTAGGCAATTCACACAAAGATGATTGGCAATGGCACATGTACGATACGGTGAAAGGTTCCGACTACATCGGCGACCAAAACGCGATTGAATACATGTGTAAAAATGGTCCAGAGTCAGTGATTGAGCTAGAGAAAATGGGATTACCTTTCTCTCGTTTTGACGATGGCACAATTTATCAACGTCCTTTCGGCGGTCAATCCAAAGAGTTTGGTGGGGAGCAAGCGGCGCGTACGGCGGCAGCGGCTGACCGTACAGGTCACGCGTTATTGCATACGCTCTACCAACAAAACGTTAAACATAAAACCATGATTTTTTCTGAGTGGTATGCGTTAGATTTGGTTAAAAACCAAGATGGTGCCGTAGTGGGTTGTACCGCGATCTGCATGGAAACGGGTGAGATCGTTTACTTCAAATCTAAAGCAACCATTCTTGCCACTGGTGGTGCAGGGCGTATTTACGCTTCAACGACTAATGCGCATATAAATACCGGTGACGGCGTTGGTATGGCACTACGAGCTGGCGTGCCAATGCAAGATATGGAAATGTGGCAGTTCCACCCAACAGGCATTGCTGGTGCAGGCGTACTGGTAACAGAAGGCTGTCGTGGTGAAGGTGGTTACCTACTTAACAAAGATGGCGAGCGCTTTATGGAGCGTTACGCACCAAACGCGAAAGACTTGGCGGGTCGTGACGTTGTTGCTCGCTCAATGATGATTGAGATTCGTGAAGGTCGCGGTTGCGATGGACCTTGGGGCCCGCACATTAAACTCAAGTTGGATCACCTTGGTAAAGATGTACTTGAGTCACGTCTCCCAGGTATTTGTGAGCTTTCAAGAACCTTTGCCCATGTCGATCCGGTGAAAGAACCTATCCCAGTTATTCCAACCTGTCACTATATGATGGGTGGTGTACCAACCCAAGTGTCTGGGCAAGCAATTAAGCAAACAGCGGACGGCAGCGATCTAGAAGTACAAGGCTTGTTTGCTTGTGGTGAAATTGCTTCTGTATCAGTGCATGGCGCCAACCGTTTAGGGGGCAACTCACTGCTTGACCTTGTGGTATTTGGTCGCGCAACTGGATTACATCTTGGTGAAACATTGGCGGCACAAGCTGAAGCTCGTCCGGCTTCAGAGTCTGATATTGAGGCGTCTCTTGCTCGCACAATGCGTTGGGAAAACAGTGCCAGCGGTGAAGACCCATTCCAAATCCGCAAAGACCTTCAACAGTGCATGCAAAACAGCTTCTCGGTATTCCGTGAAGGGGATGCGATGGCAACAGGGCTTGAGGAACTAAAAGTCATTCGTGAACGCTTGAAAGAAGCGCACCTTTCAGACAAGTCAAAAGAGTTCAACACTCAACGTATCGAGTGTCTTGAGCTAGATAACCTGATGGAAACTGCGTTTTCGACGGCTGTGGCAGCAAACTACCGAACAGAGAGTCGTGGTGCACATGCTCGTTTCGATTTCCCAGAGCGTGATGATGAGACTTGGCTATGCCATTCAATTTATAACCCGGAAACGGAGCAGATGTCGAAGCGTGATGTCAATATGACGCCTGTGCATCGTGATGCGTTCCCACCGAAAGTTCGTACGTACTAA
- a CDS encoding Nif3-like dinuclear metal center hexameric protein, whose protein sequence is MNNLQLEKILNEKLSPQLIKDYSPNGLQVEGGERIKKIVTGVTASQALIDKAVELGADALLVHHGYFWKGEPEPIRGMKGKRIRTLIKHDINLFGYHLPLDIHPELGNNAELARLLEIDVEGGLEGHPQSVAMYGRLKQPVTGVEFAARIDSVLNRKPLHIAPESADKLIETVGWCTGGGQDYIELAAQHGLDAFISGEISERTTYSARELDIHYFSAGHHATERYGIKALGEWLASEHGLDVTFIDIDNPV, encoded by the coding sequence ATGAATAATCTACAACTTGAAAAGATACTTAACGAAAAACTCTCGCCACAACTGATCAAAGACTACAGTCCGAATGGTTTGCAAGTCGAAGGTGGCGAACGGATTAAAAAGATCGTGACTGGCGTGACAGCATCGCAAGCGTTGATCGATAAAGCGGTTGAACTTGGTGCGGATGCTTTGCTGGTGCATCACGGTTACTTTTGGAAAGGTGAGCCAGAGCCGATTCGTGGCATGAAAGGTAAACGAATCCGTACCCTGATTAAGCATGATATTAACCTGTTTGGTTATCATCTACCTTTAGATATCCATCCAGAGCTGGGTAACAATGCTGAACTCGCGCGTTTACTCGAGATTGATGTTGAAGGCGGTTTAGAAGGGCATCCTCAGTCAGTGGCGATGTATGGTCGTCTAAAACAGCCTGTAACGGGCGTTGAGTTTGCCGCACGTATCGATTCAGTGTTGAATCGTAAACCGCTGCATATCGCTCCTGAGAGCGCAGATAAGCTAATCGAAACGGTAGGTTGGTGTACTGGTGGTGGTCAAGATTATATTGAGCTTGCGGCACAACATGGGCTAGATGCGTTTATTTCCGGTGAGATCTCTGAACGAACCACTTACAGTGCTCGTGAGCTTGATATTCACTACTTTTCTGCTGGGCACCATGCGACAGAACGTTATGGCATTAAAGCGCTCGGTGAATGGCTAGCCAGTGAACATGGCTTGGACGTGACCTTTATCGATATCGATAATCCGGTTTAA
- a CDS encoding DUF1853 family protein, which produces MSELDEFYQWIITSPNLIEQSKLCSNLNALKPSPVAPDTEYHGNYRLGFVYQHLCTQAFINSPHYQLLAEEIQLSEQGRTLGAIDLIVHNLAQDITEHWEVAIKFYLLHKGHWYGPNAHDQLELKLPHMVNHQLQMSQSDAFKQQCPELNVNSHHLLLQGRLYINPFNHEIVPSHCLDFKLNSSQINGYWCHYSQAHQIKETLYALPKVRWATGKLPDSPIVEPNPQRFIHAQTDSGRFWFVVPDAWPEQNA; this is translated from the coding sequence ATGAGTGAACTAGACGAGTTTTATCAATGGATAATCACCAGCCCTAATTTGATTGAGCAGAGCAAACTCTGCTCCAATCTAAACGCGTTGAAGCCAAGTCCAGTCGCCCCCGACACTGAGTATCATGGCAATTACCGCTTGGGTTTTGTCTATCAACACCTTTGCACACAAGCCTTTATTAACAGTCCCCATTATCAGCTACTAGCGGAAGAAATTCAGCTATCCGAGCAAGGCCGAACGTTAGGTGCCATCGATCTTATCGTGCACAATCTCGCGCAAGATATTACCGAACATTGGGAGGTGGCGATAAAGTTTTACCTACTACACAAGGGGCATTGGTACGGACCAAATGCTCACGATCAGCTTGAGCTAAAACTCCCTCATATGGTGAATCACCAATTGCAAATGTCACAAAGCGATGCGTTTAAACAACAATGCCCAGAGTTGAACGTCAATTCACACCATCTACTGCTTCAAGGTCGGCTGTATATCAACCCCTTCAATCATGAGATTGTTCCAAGCCACTGCTTAGACTTTAAACTTAACTCAAGCCAAATTAACGGATATTGGTGTCACTATTCTCAGGCCCATCAGATTAAAGAAACACTTTATGCTCTTCCCAAGGTGCGTTGGGCAACGGGTAAACTGCCAGATTCCCCGATTGTTGAGCCTAATCCACAACGGTTTATTCATGCGCAAACCGACAGCGGACGGTTTTGGTTTGTAGTGCCAGATGCGTGGCCTGAACAGAACGCATAG
- a CDS encoding succinate dehydrogenase iron-sulfur subunit: MKVNFSLYRYNPDIDNKPYMKDYTLEVEEGSDMMVLDALILLKEQDPSIAFRRSCREGVCGSDGLNMNGKNGLACITPLSALQGDKVVIRPLPGLPVVRDLIVDMTQFYDNYAKVKPFLISDGAMPPSRENLQMPDERAHLDGLYECIMCACCTTSCPSFWWNPDKFIGPAGLLAAYRWLIDSRDTATDERLSDLDDAFSVFRCHGIMNCVSVCPKGLNPTKAIGHIKSMLVNRSV; the protein is encoded by the coding sequence ATGAAAGTAAACTTCTCTTTGTACCGATACAACCCTGATATCGACAACAAGCCTTACATGAAAGACTACACGCTTGAGGTAGAAGAAGGCTCTGACATGATGGTGTTGGATGCGCTGATTCTATTGAAAGAGCAAGACCCTAGCATTGCGTTCCGTCGTTCTTGCCGAGAAGGGGTTTGTGGTTCCGATGGTTTGAACATGAATGGTAAAAATGGTCTAGCGTGCATTACGCCACTGTCTGCTCTACAAGGCGATAAAGTGGTGATTCGTCCGCTACCGGGTTTGCCTGTGGTGCGTGATCTTATCGTTGATATGACCCAGTTCTATGACAACTACGCGAAAGTGAAACCATTCTTGATCTCTGATGGTGCAATGCCACCATCGCGTGAGAATCTGCAAATGCCAGATGAACGCGCCCATCTTGATGGTTTGTACGAATGTATTATGTGCGCCTGTTGTACAACATCGTGCCCGTCGTTCTGGTGGAATCCGGATAAGTTTATTGGGCCAGCTGGCCTGTTAGCGGCTTATCGTTGGCTAATCGACAGCCGAGATACGGCAACTGATGAACGATTGTCCGATCTCGACGACGCATTTAGTGTTTTTCGTTGCCATGGCATCATGAATTGTGTAAGTGTTTGTCCTAAGGGGTTAAACCCAACAAAAGCGATAGGTCACATCAAGTCGATGCTGGTCAATCGTTCGGTTTAA
- the sdhC gene encoding succinate dehydrogenase cytochrome b556 subunit, with product MSKPVKERKSRPVNLDLQTIRFPITAIASILHRVSGVITFVAVGILLWLLSLSLSSPVGYMKAVDIVDGWFFTFILWGILTALAYHIVGGVRHLLMDLGYFEELDTGAMSAKVSFGVTAVLSLLAGVLVW from the coding sequence GTGAGCAAGCCCGTGAAAGAAAGAAAGTCAAGACCTGTAAACCTAGACTTGCAAACCATACGCTTTCCGATCACTGCTATCGCATCTATTCTTCACCGAGTTTCTGGTGTGATCACGTTTGTAGCAGTCGGTATCCTGTTATGGTTGCTGTCTTTATCTCTATCATCTCCTGTTGGATACATGAAAGCAGTCGATATTGTCGACGGCTGGTTTTTCACGTTTATCCTATGGGGAATCCTAACCGCTTTGGCCTACCACATTGTGGGTGGTGTCCGTCATTTATTGATGGACCTAGGCTACTTTGAAGAGCTCGACACTGGCGCAATGAGCGCGAAAGTTTCATTTGGTGTCACAGCTGTGCTGTCTCTATTAGCGGGGGTATTGGTATGGTAA
- the sucA gene encoding 2-oxoglutarate dehydrogenase E1 component, producing MHNGVMKAWLESSHLAGANATYVEDLYELYLSDPDLVSEEWIRVFDGLPKPSADVVEQPHSRVRDYFRRLAQETKHYNVQVSDPDVDAKQVKVLQLINAYRFRGHEAADLDPLGLWNRPPVAELDPSFHNLSEDDLEETFNVGSFAIGQETMMLKDIYSSLKKIYCGSVGAEYMHMTDTEQKRWIQQRLESVVGQPSFTAEDKRNFLEELTAAEGLERYLGAKFPGAKRFSLEGGDALIPMTKELIRHAGSSGMREVVIGMAHRGRLNMLVNVLGKKPQDLFDEFAGKHGDSWGTGDVKYHQGFSADFATPGGDVHLALAFNPSHLEIVNPVVIGSVRARQDRLGDKDGSTVLPITIHGDSAVAGQGVVAETFNMSQSRGYRVGGTVRIVVNNQVGFTTSNPRDTRSTMYCTDIAKMVQAPIFHVNADDPEAVAFVTRIALDYRNEFKRDVVIDLVCYRRHGHNEADEPNATQPLMYQKIKKHPTPRKLYADVLIERGDNDIETATALINEYRDALDRGEVVVKEWRPMALHSVDWSPYLGHDWDTPWNSQYDKERLIELGNRLCQYPDSHKLQSRVNKLYNDRLSMMSGEKAIDWGMAETLAYATLVDDGKRIRLSGQDSGRGTFFHRHSVLHNQSDASTYVPLANLHDKQGPFQVIDSVLSEEAVLAFEYGYATAEPSGLTIWEAQFGDFANGAQVVIDQFISSGEQKWARLCGLTMLLPHGYEGQGPEHSSARLERYLQLCAEQNMQVVVPSTPAQVYHMIRRQVVRPMRRPLIVMSPKSLLRHPLCISTLEELSDGTFLPAIPEIDSLDASKVKRVVFCSGKVYFDLLEQRRKNEQEDVAIVRIEQLYPFPLEEVKQAIAEYTNVEDFVWCQEEPQNQGAWYCSQHNFRAAIPAGADLKYAGRPASASPAVGYMSVHLKQQKALVEDALTTGSNTSDSKTSDKELEA from the coding sequence ATGCACAACGGTGTGATGAAGGCATGGCTCGAGTCTTCACACTTGGCAGGCGCAAATGCGACGTACGTAGAAGATCTCTACGAACTGTATCTCAGTGATCCCGATCTGGTAAGTGAGGAGTGGATTCGTGTATTTGATGGTTTACCTAAGCCATCTGCAGATGTGGTGGAACAACCGCACTCACGTGTCCGTGATTACTTCCGTCGACTCGCTCAAGAAACAAAGCATTACAATGTCCAAGTTAGTGACCCCGATGTCGATGCTAAACAAGTAAAAGTTCTACAGTTGATTAATGCGTACCGCTTCCGCGGTCACGAAGCAGCTGATCTCGATCCCCTCGGTCTATGGAATCGCCCTCCGGTGGCAGAGCTAGACCCTTCCTTCCACAATCTTTCTGAAGACGACTTAGAAGAAACATTCAACGTGGGTTCTTTTGCTATTGGTCAAGAGACCATGATGCTTAAAGATATCTATTCTTCGTTAAAGAAAATCTACTGTGGATCGGTTGGTGCTGAGTATATGCACATGACCGACACGGAGCAAAAGCGTTGGATTCAACAACGTTTAGAGTCTGTGGTCGGGCAACCTAGCTTTACCGCGGAAGATAAACGCAACTTTTTAGAAGAGTTAACGGCTGCGGAAGGTCTTGAGCGCTATTTGGGTGCAAAATTTCCCGGTGCAAAACGTTTCTCGCTGGAAGGGGGCGATGCTCTAATTCCAATGACCAAAGAACTGATTCGTCATGCTGGTAGTAGCGGTATGCGCGAGGTAGTGATTGGTATGGCTCACCGTGGCCGCTTAAACATGTTAGTTAACGTGTTAGGTAAGAAGCCACAAGATCTGTTTGATGAGTTTGCTGGTAAACATGGTGATTCTTGGGGGACGGGCGATGTTAAGTACCACCAAGGCTTCTCTGCTGACTTCGCGACTCCAGGTGGCGATGTTCACTTAGCATTGGCATTTAACCCGTCACATCTTGAGATCGTAAACCCCGTTGTGATTGGTTCAGTACGCGCACGTCAGGATCGCTTGGGCGATAAAGATGGCAGCACAGTATTACCTATTACGATTCATGGTGATTCAGCCGTTGCAGGTCAGGGTGTGGTTGCTGAGACATTCAATATGTCGCAGTCGCGCGGTTACCGTGTCGGCGGTACGGTGCGTATTGTGGTGAACAACCAAGTCGGTTTTACCACCTCAAACCCTCGTGATACACGTTCGACGATGTACTGTACCGATATCGCCAAGATGGTGCAGGCTCCGATCTTCCATGTGAATGCAGATGATCCTGAAGCGGTAGCTTTCGTGACACGCATTGCGCTTGATTATCGCAATGAGTTTAAGCGTGACGTGGTGATTGATTTAGTTTGTTACCGTCGCCATGGTCACAACGAAGCGGACGAGCCTAATGCGACTCAACCGCTGATGTATCAGAAGATCAAGAAACACCCAACACCACGTAAATTGTACGCGGATGTACTTATCGAGCGCGGTGACAATGACATTGAGACGGCTACCGCGCTTATCAATGAGTATCGCGATGCGTTAGACCGTGGTGAAGTGGTGGTGAAAGAGTGGCGTCCAATGGCTCTGCACTCGGTAGATTGGTCTCCATACCTTGGTCACGATTGGGATACGCCTTGGAACAGTCAGTATGACAAAGAGCGCCTAATTGAACTGGGTAATCGACTGTGTCAGTACCCTGATAGTCACAAGTTGCAAAGTCGAGTTAACAAGCTTTACAACGATCGTCTGTCCATGATGAGCGGAGAAAAAGCGATCGACTGGGGCATGGCTGAGACACTCGCCTACGCGACATTGGTCGACGATGGTAAGCGTATTCGTCTCTCTGGTCAGGATTCTGGTCGAGGTACATTCTTCCACCGTCATTCTGTGCTGCACAACCAATCTGATGCCAGTACTTATGTTCCGCTCGCGAATCTGCATGACAAACAAGGTCCTTTCCAAGTAATTGACTCGGTATTGTCGGAAGAAGCGGTACTTGCATTTGAATACGGCTACGCAACCGCAGAGCCAAGTGGCTTGACTATTTGGGAAGCGCAGTTTGGTGATTTTGCCAACGGTGCTCAGGTAGTGATTGACCAGTTTATCTCGTCTGGTGAGCAGAAATGGGCTCGTTTGTGTGGTTTGACAATGTTACTGCCGCATGGCTATGAAGGTCAGGGGCCAGAGCACTCATCGGCGCGCTTAGAGCGTTACCTGCAGCTTTGTGCTGAGCAGAATATGCAAGTTGTCGTGCCATCAACACCTGCGCAGGTTTACCACATGATTCGTCGTCAAGTGGTGCGTCCAATGCGTCGTCCGTTGATTGTGATGTCACCGAAATCACTGCTTCGTCACCCATTATGTATTTCAACGCTTGAAGAGTTATCTGATGGCACATTCCTCCCTGCGATTCCTGAGATTGACTCATTGGATGCCAGCAAGGTGAAACGCGTCGTATTCTGTTCCGGTAAGGTTTATTTCGACCTGCTTGAGCAGCGCCGCAAGAATGAGCAAGAAGATGTTGCCATCGTTCGTATTGAGCAACTTTACCCATTCCCATTGGAAGAAGTAAAACAAGCGATTGCTGAATACACCAATGTTGAAGATTTCGTTTGGTGTCAGGAAGAGCCGCAAAACCAAGGTGCTTGGTATTGTAGCCAACATAACTTCCGTGCCGCGATTCCTGCTGGTGCTGATTTGAAATATGCAGGGCGTCCCGCATCTGCTTCACCAGCGGTTGGTTATATGTCGGTGCACTTGAAACAACAAAAGGCGTTGGTTGAAGACGCTTTGACCACTGGTTCTAATACATCAGATTCCAAAACCTCAGATAAAGAACTAGAAGCATAA
- the sdhD gene encoding succinate dehydrogenase, hydrophobic membrane anchor protein: MVNHVSSFGRNGVHDFLLIRATAIIMTLYTIYLVSFIAFSDISYASWSQFFAGNFTKAFTMVALTSVLIHAWIGLWQVLTDYIKCTKLRGGLQVGVVALLFGYFFSGLFILWGA; encoded by the coding sequence ATGGTAAACCACGTATCATCATTCGGTCGTAATGGTGTGCACGATTTCCTCCTGATTCGTGCAACTGCAATCATTATGACTCTCTACACGATCTATCTGGTGAGCTTTATTGCTTTTTCAGATATTTCTTACGCATCTTGGAGCCAGTTTTTCGCTGGAAACTTTACCAAAGCATTCACCATGGTCGCACTAACCAGTGTGCTGATCCACGCTTGGATTGGTTTGTGGCAGGTTCTCACAGACTATATCAAGTGCACTAAGTTGCGCGGTGGTCTGCAAGTCGGTGTCGTCGCATTGTTGTTCGGCTACTTCTTCTCTGGTCTGTTTATTCTGTGGGGTGCGTAA